TGTTTGCGTGTGATTTTCTTATTGAGCGTGTTGGAGGATAAAAACAAGAACTTCACTGCCAACAAGTGTTCTAACGTGATTGTTGAGAACGTGGCAAATAAAGAGTCTGAATCCCTGAATCAGAAGTTGTATTTGTTGTATGTTATACACCAAAGTTGGAGTCCTCTGTGGTGACCATCTGGTGTGATCAGGATGTGAAGACAACACAAACGGAACAAatttaaaagtgaaagaaatattcaggtacttgaattaaattaaagtatCAAAGCAACAAATACACTCATTACAAAGCACACTGAGTTATATTAACatatattattggattattttgAGTGAAGCATAAATGTGTAAGAAGCCTTTTAATCCTGTGGCTggaagtcatttaaaaaactcaacGCACTGTGTGCGGTTTAATCTATTAAAATGTATCATATTATATAAACTCATATGTTTAGTTTAAATAATctgaatatataaaaatataaaagtcttCATTGTTCAATCTCATTTTGTAACTTCTCTGCATATATAATGCGTTTGtacatttctgttgttgttttatttgatttcattCTAAATATTTGTGTCCAATGACAATAAATCCACCTTgtaataaaactaaataaagctAACAGACAAATGTCGTGAAGGAAAATTCAATATTTCAcgctgaactgaactgaagtggGAATTTAAAGCATCAAAAACTCAAGTGCAGTATAAGTACATAAAAAAAGTATTCAGAGACTGAACTTGAgtcaatgtatttatttagaCAAAACCTCCACAGACCGCTCTTTTATTATGAAGCGTCTACCCGGAAGTGGTGTAGTGGGAAATCGTGTTTCCGGGCAGATCGGTTCCAGTCCTCCCTGTCAGACAGCAGACATGGCGGAGTACAGCCAGGCGGGCCTCCTGGCGGCTCTGCTGCTCTTCACGGCTCTGACGGTCCGGGACATTTATCTCGGCAGATCGAGCCCGCAGCGCGGTCACCAGCCGGCCGACAGCCCCGACCTCTCTCCGGACACTCTGCCGGACACAGACGCCGGAAAACCCGCCAAGTCCTCCGTGTACACCGGGCCTGTGCTTAAGTTCCAGTACTGGTGAGCACGACGGTGAACTGCTAACtgtgctaacaggctaacagttAGCACAGACAAACAACGCCTGTGTGTTTATTGGTCATTTAAGAAGCAGGTGTCTGACGtcacataaacacagttttaCATCAGGAAGtattttaatgtggaaacaGAGTCCTCGAGCCAGAACTGATCAGAAGTATTGATCTGTTATCAGTGCAGCATACTCATCATTTAACATCTGAGACGTTTAATAACCGTCTGTTACCTCTGATGCATCTCAGCACCATAGTTAGTGACGTCACCATCAATGATTGCTCTAGATGTTACCTGACAGGTGTGTCCTCTCTGTATGTTCCAGCATCTCCTGAGGTTACAGTAAAGTGTTCCAGGAGTACTCTCGAGCCATCAGCCAGCTGTACCCGGACATCCGCATCGAGGGGGAAAACTACCCCCCGACCCCCTTCAACAGGTGAGCTCTGACATCACAACCCCCTTACACAGGTGAGCTCTGACATCACGACCCCCTTACACAGGTGAGCTCTGACATCACGACCCCCTTACACAGGTGAGCTCTGACATCACGATCCCCTTATGCAGGTGAGCTCATCTGTAGAGCCGGTTAGGTTAGGGTGTGTTAATACAAAAGGAACATTTCCTACATCTCcaccttcacattaaaagcattaacTGGTGAAACacatgttgacttttattttgaagtcggCTTAATTTAGCTCTTCCTACTCCCATTCAGAAAAAATGcgttaaaaatttaaaaatgcgTCTCCAGAGCGAAACAACGTCATTTCCTCCATTTATTGACAACAGATCAGTTTATTCAGCCTGTGGAGGAACAGGAAGCAGctgtcagagaaagagaagaagaagaagcagcaggcTTCACACCTGAACCTTCACAGTGAAGTAACCAACTCCTCATCCCacgttaaccctaacccttcatcaggtttaaatctgaaatattGACAAACAGgcgcttttgttttttgtgtattgtCAACAAATTGTCCTCCATCATTTTGTGGGACTGTCGTCAGGTTACAGGTGAGATATGAAAACACCTTCAGGTCATAATTAGTGTTCGTCTGATCAAAAAAGCAAAAGGACAGTCATGTAACACCTGTGTACATCCGAACACCATGAGCAGGTAACAACAGGTGAACCCTTTACATTCCAGAAGGACGCAGTGACCTCACCTTCCATGTGTCCAGGGGTCGACCATATTTTATCCCTGATAAtgaaacactgaacaacaaATCTTTACGGGTATAATTATTAAAGGAAACTTGGCGTCAAGACAGAATAAATCTGCTTATGATCATCTGCACACTGTGTGTATCTCAGTCATAGGTGAtacctgctgctgctacagGACCAATCACACTTCAACAATCAAAGATACAAACTTGGTATTGGTGGATAAAATAACTGAGTCACTGTCAAGAATGATGAGCTGTGATCTGTTCTGTATCCTCTGGTGACGATGATGACAGATGATGATTTACTGATCAGGAGACTCGACGTGTCGAAACCAAAGAGAGAAACACGAGTATCAGCAGGATGTGACGAGGCTGCAGGACGACCTCATTTAGGATTTTATCAGTCAGATTTgacttttcaaaaaaaaaatattaaactatttgtcttttttttgttttcagttcatCACACTGAACTTCTGTTTTACCTGCAGCCTCAGACTCACAGCACAGATTAAAGTCCTGCTCATAGTTCAGAAATCCCAGCGGACATTTTGCGTCTCTCACAGCAGCTCACACATTCAGCTTCTCTCATCTGTTAAACACCATCAcatggatggttggttggatttTATTAAGTCATCCAGCAGCTGATCTAAAAGCATATCTGTGGTTCcctctttatatatatatatgtgtgtatatatatatatatatatatatatatatatatgtatgtatgtatgtatgtatgtatgtatgtatatatatatatatatatatatatatatatatatatatatatatatatatatattcctcATGTAGACGTGATCCCTTTGAAAGCTTCCATGTTTCATCTTGTTCCCGTGCTCTGACTGACTCATCAGTAGATGTGTCATTGTTCTGTTTCCACATTtggtattttatttgtttatatttctttagTTTTCAGATAAATGTCAACATATCCGTGATTATAACATAACaatcaaaaaacatcaaataaagtttaaaactACAATATGTCAGAAATCACAAATGTTATTGGTGACTGACTCAGATGACACCGGTGGCTCCCAGGAACTCACAATATCAAAACATCACTGATGAAGTGAAACCAGCACACCTGCCGTAACAGCTCGTGTCTCTCCTCAGGTGTGTTGGTAACCTGGTCTCCTACCTGaagctcctctccatcctcctcatcGTCAGCGGTCAGAATCCCTTCATCCTCCTCGGCCTGGACACTCCCCGAGCCTGGACCTGGAGTCAGGACAACAAGGTAACATGTTTACCTGAGGAGGAGACAGGTGAAGCTGCTCCACCTGCTGAGAGgtttgtgtgtcacagtgcTTGGTGAGGAGGCGTCTGTACAATGAGGACAAAAGATTattgaacaaaataaaagtctacTCTTTAAAACCATTACTGACATTTATTGATCAAAAGTAACAGCAGGGTCCAAAAATCTGAGACCATGTCAAAATACTTGTTACAATACAGTAACAGTCCGGTAACAGTACAGAAACAATCTAGTAACAGTACAGTAAGAGTACACTAACAGTACAGTTACGGTACAGTAACACTACAGTATAGTAACAGTACAATAACGATACAGTACCAGTACAGTAACAATACAGAAACAATACAGTAACAGTACAGTAACGGTACAGTAACAGTACAGTAACAGtacagttgttgtttgttttcagtctaaTTCTCTTCTGAAAAATGTTCCCGAAAGTCAGAATATCTCCCTTCATGCACTCAagctgcatggactccacaagttagtggtaaacctgctgactcatgttatccaGCATGACCTGACAGTgtccacaaagcttcttgtgatgtcacagagtgcTTGGCTTTCTTCGCCTTCAAGTTTTAATTGATGGATAGATTGATTGttggattgatggatggatgtattGATGGATAGATTGATTGTTGGattggtggatggatggatgtattgatagatagattgattgattgttggattgatggatggatgtattGATGGATAGATTGATTGTTGGattggtggatggatggatgtattgATAGATAGATTGATTGttggattgatggatggattgatggatggatgtctTGATGATAGATTGATTGTTGgattgattgatggatggatgtattGATGGATAGATTGATTGttggattgatggatggatggatgtattgATAGATAGATTGATTGttggattgatggatggatggatggatgtattgATGGATAGATTGATTGATgtattgatggatggatggatggatgtattgATGGATTGATCGTCTGTGTTGTCAGATCTTCTCCTGTCTGATGGCCTTCTTCCTCTGTAACATGATGGAGACTCACTTCCTGTCTACAGGAGCCTTCGAGGTCACTCTGAACGGTGAGTTCTGattagtccaaaacacaacatcacttTGAGCTCTGATTGGATGAGGACTGGACGAAgtagaggagagaaggaggcgGAGGAGGTACTTCCTGGCGTAACAGTGTATTTTGTATCTCTCAGACGTCCCGCTGTGGTCGAAGCTTCAGTCGGGCTACGTCCCGAACATCCAGGAGATCTTTCAGATCCTCGACAACCAACTGAAGATAAACCAGGTGGATCCAATGAGCTTCACCTCGTCATAGagacacacaggtaaacacaagcacacacatacgcgCACGCccacacacaggtaaacacaagcacacacatacgtGCACGCCcacacacaggtaaacaaaGCAGCTGGGTTAACTGTATCAGTCTTTATATTCAACAATGATGCTTCACCCGTCAGGTAGACTCACTCGTCAGTTAGACTCGCCCGTCAGGTAGACTCACTCGTCAGTTAGACTCGGCCGTCAGGTAGACTCGCCCGCACGCTGTCACCAAACGAACATTAAAGAAGCAACAGAGATGAAGGTCTCCTGTGTCTCAGCAGTAAAGCTgtacttgaacacaccacagctGGCGACCAACCAGCTGGTATGATATGTGTGAACCTCCAGACTAGCAGGTGGCAGAAGTCAGTTTCATCATCAGAAGATAATGAATGGTCATGAATAACAGCGACAGGCTTTGACTTTCTGTCTGTTCTCTCGCTGAGCTgaacaaccaatcagagtgcTTTCTCTCACAGTTGAGCCGATTCAATACACTCAATTTGCCAAAAAGCTGCCAACAAGGACCGACTAGTGGCAGTGACACAGACGCTCTCTGATTGGATTGACAGCCCGGTGTGTCAGGGGCTTCACCtgtccctccctcactctcacctgtgtgtctctctctcctcagccgTGCTGTGTTCAGGTGTCCTGGCTCAGTGGGATGTTCCGCCGCTGGCGTTTATGAAGGTTTGGTCTTAAAGCAGACTCTGCGAGACCCAGCCGGACGTCCCTCGCCACGAAAGGAGCGCTCCCTCTGCGTCGGGTCACAGCTCAGCACTACAGTACCCATCATGCACCGGTCAGCTGGACTCCAGGCTGACTACTGGAATCTACTGGTTTCTGTTGGTTCAggttgattttatttatttagtttgagtTTCATAATAAAACCACGGTACAACTGTTAGCTTCATGCTAATTAGCCTCCATCTGGACAGGAAGTgccagagaggaaacagaattaatgaattaaatctgttattttttaaagaatgtcAACTTTGTTGAgtgtaaaatgtctgaaataaaaaataaaactcattgAAACATCACAAGGCTTTTATTGCGTAAACAGGAAATGGCCTGTTTTAATTTGGTAACTGATCAAAATGATCAGTTTGTTAAACTGATCCTGAATTAGATCATTAGTATGGTTTACTGGTTTATACAGAGCCCTACCAGTTCTGATTGAGTCATACCGGTTCTAATTGAGTTGTACCGGTTTTAATTGAGTCGTACCGGTTTTAATTGAGTTGTACCGGTTTTAATTGAGTCGTACTggtctctgtttgtttctcttcatcaATAACCTGAAATAAGAAACAAAGTCATGTTGGACAATCGTTCTTATTGGACAAACTGATCAGGACTGTGTTGCTGCTTTGATCAGACTTTGACAGTGATCAAACAGACAGATGAGGATTGGATCAAATGATGGGAGTTAAGTGTCAGTTAATCCAAACAGAATCTGTCCAGCCTCACAACTTTGATTCTAtgatattaattaattaatttcttcaTTTGTGAGCAGTTATTGTTGGACAGAGAAGCAGAAGCACCAGGAGACTTAAAGGCCTGAGAAGATCCTTCAGCTGGAGGCTCATCTTTATTATTTAGCGGGAAAAAAACGACAGactgacaaagaaaatagaaaCGTTTAACTGTGGAGGTGATCCATCAGACCTGCAGATCtttattcatccatttcatGACTTTTCTCAGCTCTGCTGTGAAACACAGCCTTCAGGAGAAAAAGACTTTTACATCATGAACAACTTTTGATAGAAACGTAGAAACGATCTATAAATCTTCagagatcagaggtgaaatttctTCTTCGGTCCTGATCGCTGAGACATTTAAAGGATCGTTTGTTCTTATTTTAAGAGTAATGAGGCAGCAGAGTAGAGTTCATGTGGTGGATcttaataattaaacatttaattacttTAACTTCAAgttttcattatcatttcaaACAGTACAGAGTTATTCATGACCTGATGAAGGTGAACACCTGGATGAGACAGGTGAACACCTGGATGAGACAGGTGAACACCTGGATGAGACAGGTGAACACCTGGATGAGACAGGTGAACACCTGGATGAGACAGGTGAACACCTGGATGAGACAGGTGACCTGCAGGTTCAGACTGCAGCAGCTTGACTGAACTGATGATTCCGAAGTAAAGAGACGAAGTGACACAAACAGCGACCACAGAAcgcctgaaacacacagaacaggtgTACAGTATTTACCTGGTCACAGGTGAGGGTTCACCTGGTCAGTATTTACCTGGTCACAGGTGAGGGTTCACCTGGTCAGTATTTACCTGATCACAGTTTCTGCAGAGGTGTTTCTTGTTCTGGATGCTGAGTTTGGCTGAACAGAAGCTGCAGGAGTTGTCAGGAGCTGCTAAAACACAAATGACATGACAGGTTACAGCTGGACTCAACTCACCTGCATCTCACCTGAACACCTGGACTCAGAACAGACTTGGGTGAGTGAAGATATCATTGATCAGTTATATATAAAGGAAGAAATGTCTAATAATTGTAAGATTCCCACCTGTTCTCTTACTGCAGGTGGTCGACTCAAACATCTTCAGGGTGAAGCTCAGATCTGCGGGGCAGAGAGTCTGCAGCTCACCTGATACACCTGACAGGTGGAGACGAGTGAGGACAGGTGatgacagatggagacagataAGGACAGGAGTGGACAAGtggagacaggtgaggacagatgGAGATAAGTGAGGACAGATGGAGACAGGTGATGACAAGtggagacaggtgaggacagatggagacagatgaGGACAGGAGTGGACAAGTGAGGACAGGTATGGACAAGtggagacaggtgaggacagatgGAGATAAGTGAGGAAAGGTGTGGACAAGtggagacaggtgaggacaggtaTGGACAAGtggagacaggtgaggacagttGGAGATAAGTAAGGACAGGTGTGGACAAGtggagacaggtgaggacagatgGAGATAAGTGAGGACAGATGGAGACAGGTGATGACGGAtggagacaggtgaggacaggtgatGACAGATgaagacaggtgaggacagatgGAGACAAGTGAGGACAGGTGATGACAAATGGAGACAGGGGAGGACAGGAGTGGACAAGTGgcgacaggtgaggacagatgGAGACAAGTGAGGACAGGAGATGACGGAtgaagacaggtgagacaggtggagacaggtagcttcctgtgtgtgttggaaTACCTGAGAtcacctcacagagctgctgcaggtgaacATCAGtgttgttgccatggaaacaggaCTGGATGGTGTCAGGTCCGAGTGGGGAGTCGGAGGagttcacttcctcttcctgtttcctgttcagttcagtctgagaaagaaagaaatcagtttGTTCAGACGTACCTGTTCAGGTCACATGGGAGACACTTTACAGCGTAAAGTCTGAGTCTCAAAGACGGAAACGTTCAGAGACGAGTTGTCTCACCTGACTGTCTGCCCTCCACAGAGTCAAACTGGGGTAGAGACGGGGACTTTCACCACTCCATGGAGCTCTGTCTCTGTATAAACTCTGCTCACTCCccccctctgtcctctgctcGTTTGTCCTCATGGTGTCTGATCTCATGATGTCTGTTCTGTGAGACAGCTGAGTTAAactcctgttgtgtttttgatctTCAGAGCTGAATGAAGAGACAGTTTGAACGTCTCCTGCTGAGAAAACTTGAGCTTCATACGGAGGAGCGCTGGGACACCTGATGGGAGGACGAAAGGATTTTATAGAACTTTTAAAgtcattcaacatttttctttcatcatcattattaaagGTTCCTGTGGAGTTTAATCACCGTGTCTCCTCGATGTCTAACaaacatgatgatgtgacttCTTCATCataaaataattacagaacTGATTTTTAGATCCacctttgtttctgtttgatagtttgcagtcttcttcttctctgtctttgttaGCACACTGCAGGTTATCTTGGCTTGTTATCGCCCCCTGCTGATCACTGAAATACTGTGACTCCATCGGTCAAAATGTTTATCACAACTGTGTGTATCCTTGTACACgagacaaagaaatgaaaactcTGCTCATATGGAAACAGCtccacagctgctggaggtcagGAACTCCACAGGAACCTTGAAGGAACCTCGAAAGAACCTTCAGATTAGATTTTTGGTTGTAAATCGTTTGTTTCAGTCTGAAGAACATCAGCTGATCATGAGGAGGTGaatgtttctgctgtttcagAGCTAAAAAACTTCAAGTCCAACACACAAGTTCATCAGAGTCAGTGTTGATATTAAAGAGCGACAGTCAATTTCAATATTACAGCTGATCAACTGACGACATTTCATCAGAGATTCTTTCGATTATTTACAGGAAAATCACCTGAATAAAGTTTTCATACCTGAAACAGACGCAGGGAGTCAGCAGGCAGTACCTGAagacctcctcctgctgctcctgctcctgctcctgctcctgctcctcctcctcctcctcctcctcctcctcctcctcctcctcctcctcctcctcctcctcctcctcctcctcctcctcctcctgctgctcctcctccctcccgcAGACACTGGAGGAGGTCAGCGGTCTGAAGATGACGGTGTCTGACAGTCTGATCCCAACAATCTTCACAGTGCTCACTTTGTCTTCATCactctgttcctcctcctcactgtcctcttctgtctcccccaagctgctcctcacctgctcctcctgctcctcctgtccctcctgTCCCTCCTGTCTCACCTGTAGGGAACATGGCGGAGAGGGTCGGATGTTTTTGCTTCTCTGCAGAGCTGCTTCAACCAAGAGCCGGGACATACccgggggaggagagggggggattGGGGAGGACCTCCAGTGTCTTCCCCCCAGCAGAGGGGAGCAGGGCAGAGAGCAGGGGAGCCTCCTCCTTCCCCCTGGgtaaggagaggaggggagggagcaGTTATCTCTCGTCTTCAGAGAGGATCGGACAGGAAGTTCAAGATAGGATGCTGATGTGTCTGAAGCTCCGCCCACTGCGGACCtgaggctgatgatgtcacagcttCCGGTGCCTGTCAGCTCCATCTGCGTCGAGTCACCTGTCGCCTGTTCCACCTGTAGCAGTGacctgcagacaggaagtggagcagAGGTGTGAGGACTTGTTCTGAGGTGTTCTGGTCGACGTTAAACATCCGAGACGTCTCCCTTCtggacaacaaacaaacaaacaaacaaacaccctTTGTGGACCTGGAGAAGGTTTATGTGCCTGTAGGGGGGATGCTCAGTCTAGTGATCAGGATCACGTCTGGATCAGACCGTCTCTCCTGGTCCGACTGATCAAACCTCCGTCCAGATCTCTGATATAGAGACATGAGCTCAGCACCAGTATGACCAGttctaaaataataataatctgtatttgtttttgtgtagcaccttttaaaacagatttacaaactgatttatagtagcaataaaaacagaatcaataaataaatctcaTTAACGTCTCCGTCACTGATCTGAGCAACACGCTCCACCCATTACTTCCTGTAATGTgttgtgaatgtgacaagtgtgaGGCTTTGATTGGTCAGTAGAAGCAGAGACGGGTCCATTCACGCTTTACCTCGACAGAAAGACTTTCTAACATGTTGTTAATGTTGTAAAGAAAAGTCTGTTTTGATCCAAACCTTCTAAAAATATCATCAAGTAGTTTTGGTTCCAAACTTCGacttaaaactgaaaataataataaaaaagccCTAAGAATAAAAAGTCAACTAAGTCTGAAATAAATCAGAACTgactccatccatccaccattgT
This window of the Pagrus major chromosome 18, Pma_NU_1.0 genome carries:
- the selenot2 gene encoding selenoprotein T2, which codes for MAEYSQAGLLAALLLFTALTVRDIYLGRSSPQRGHQPADSPDLSPDTLPDTDAGKPAKSSVYTGPVLKFQYCISUGYSKVFQEYSRAISQLYPDIRIEGENYPPTPFNRCVGNLVSYLKLLSILLIVSGQNPFILLGLDTPRAWTWSQDNKIFSCLMAFFLCNMMETHFLSTGAFEVTLNDVPLWSKLQSGYVPNIQEIFQILDNQLKINQVDPMSFTSS